From one Angustibacter luteus genomic stretch:
- a CDS encoding glycosyltransferase, which produces MAEAFTLLMPVYRQDRPQMLRRAFTSTVHEQLRRPAEVVVVQDGAIGRELASALESLESTSPVPVRRLRLSRSVGLAQALQCGLSACSHDVIARMDADDISLPERFARQLPLLEAGFDLVGSAIEEIGDDESRAGVVRVPPTTAEEIAREARWRSPFNHPSVVYRRSAVLHAGGYRELPLLEDYWLFARMIGSGARTANLAQALVLYRIGAGSYERRGGLRLLRSEVALQRRLRSEGFIGGREQLRNVAVRGGYRLVPVALRRRAYRRAFTTTCTVAEPVSPPAGSPPPLPRRSGTVA; this is translated from the coding sequence ATGGCAGAAGCCTTTACGTTGCTCATGCCCGTGTACCGGCAGGACCGCCCGCAGATGCTCCGCCGGGCGTTCACCAGCACGGTGCACGAGCAGCTCCGCCGGCCGGCCGAGGTCGTGGTCGTGCAGGACGGCGCGATCGGGCGCGAGCTCGCCTCCGCGTTGGAGTCCCTCGAGTCCACCAGCCCGGTGCCGGTGCGCCGGCTGCGGCTGTCGCGGTCGGTCGGCCTGGCGCAGGCGTTGCAGTGCGGGCTGTCTGCCTGCTCGCACGACGTCATCGCCCGGATGGACGCCGACGACATCAGCCTGCCCGAGCGCTTCGCCCGCCAGCTCCCGCTGCTCGAGGCGGGCTTCGACCTGGTCGGCAGCGCGATCGAGGAGATCGGGGACGACGAGAGCCGGGCCGGGGTGGTCCGGGTGCCGCCCACCACGGCTGAGGAGATCGCCCGAGAAGCCCGCTGGCGCAGTCCGTTCAACCACCCGTCCGTCGTCTACCGGCGTTCCGCCGTCCTGCACGCCGGTGGCTACCGCGAGCTGCCGCTGCTCGAGGACTACTGGCTGTTCGCGCGGATGATCGGCAGTGGTGCGCGAACGGCGAACCTGGCCCAGGCGCTGGTGCTGTACCGGATCGGCGCCGGCTCCTACGAGCGCCGCGGCGGCCTGCGGCTGCTGCGCTCCGAGGTCGCCCTGCAGCGCCGGCTGCGGTCCGAGGGCTTCATCGGCGGTCGCGAGCAGCTGCGCAACGTCGCCGTGCGCGGCGGCTACCGGCTCGTGCCGGTCGCCCTGCGCCGCCGGGCCTACCGGCGTGCCTTCACCACGACCTGCACTGTGGCAGAGCCGGTCTCGCCACCCGCGGGTTCTCCGCCCCCGCTGCCCCGCCGGTCCGGGACCGTCGCGTGA
- a CDS encoding HNH endonuclease, whose product MKQQYKTDGPESPDGTLWWHLKLTPGTKWQPYGGEKRLAAYLYFEAEVGDRFTMRELREGLGTDGVADDAEQLNRRLRALRPDDWIIRSYKDDHSLPPNTYRLEAVGTRVWLGERNPRDKVSKLTEKVVIERDGRRCVVCGVGAGEEYPGEPGSFARMTIGHRVPGARRGGASPDDLQTECAHHNEAARDVLPDPEDFDEVLPAVRALKRAELRDVRNWMAAGRRSRSKLDLAYDRVLKLRPSEKERMLEAIDDIIGDE is encoded by the coding sequence GTGAAGCAGCAATACAAGACCGACGGCCCAGAGTCCCCCGACGGCACGCTGTGGTGGCACCTCAAGCTAACCCCCGGCACCAAATGGCAGCCTTACGGTGGCGAGAAGCGGTTGGCGGCCTACCTCTACTTCGAGGCAGAGGTCGGGGACCGGTTCACGATGCGGGAACTGCGCGAGGGGCTGGGCACTGATGGCGTAGCGGACGACGCCGAGCAGCTCAACCGCAGGCTGCGCGCCCTCCGGCCCGACGACTGGATCATTAGGTCCTACAAGGACGACCACAGTCTTCCGCCGAACACCTACCGCCTGGAGGCCGTCGGCACGCGCGTCTGGCTGGGAGAGCGCAATCCCCGGGACAAGGTGTCCAAGCTCACCGAGAAGGTCGTGATCGAGCGCGACGGCCGACGGTGCGTCGTCTGCGGCGTTGGGGCCGGCGAAGAGTACCCCGGTGAACCTGGTTCCTTCGCACGGATGACGATCGGGCACCGAGTCCCCGGGGCGAGACGCGGCGGCGCCAGCCCGGACGACCTCCAGACCGAGTGCGCCCACCACAACGAGGCCGCGCGCGACGTCCTCCCGGACCCCGAGGACTTCGACGAGGTCCTGCCCGCCGTGCGCGCCCTCAAGAGGGCCGAGCTGAGGGACGTGCGGAACTGGATGGCTGCGGGTCGTAGGTCGCGCTCGAAGTTGGACCTGGCCTACGACCGTGTGCTCAAGCTCCGCCCGTCGGAGAAGGAGCGGATGCTCGAGGCGATCGACGACATCATCGGCGACGAATAG
- a CDS encoding galactofuranosyltransferase GlfT1, producing the protein MRTHRVPIDLTVADRTVACVVVTMNRPDLLSRCLHAVASQIRRPDLLVVVDNGDDPVAEAMLAASPLRTVYLPSRRNLGGAGGYAHGVLTAVALGADWVWLADDDGYPADEWTLSRLLVCAAENELDVVSPLVLDEDDPTRLAFPLRRGLTWLTRREQVTARTLVRGTANLFNGTLMSAHAVHAVGVPDPRLFVRGDEVEMHRRVRRSGIGFGTCVAAAYLHPQGRDDWQPILAGHLQVLVPRDPSRRETTFRNLGFLTAQRGLRWRRLPDSARYAWWYLVHERDVGGWREWSRLSAQGRSERFPAVPHDPRTDAVAEPVAEHVPEPVP; encoded by the coding sequence GTGCGGACTCATCGAGTACCGATCGACCTGACCGTCGCCGACCGGACGGTGGCCTGCGTGGTGGTCACCATGAACCGGCCTGACCTGCTGTCCCGCTGCCTGCACGCGGTCGCCTCCCAGATCCGCCGCCCGGACCTGCTCGTCGTGGTCGACAACGGCGACGACCCGGTGGCCGAGGCGATGCTCGCGGCCAGCCCGTTGCGCACCGTGTACCTGCCGTCCCGGCGCAACCTCGGCGGCGCCGGCGGCTACGCCCACGGGGTCCTGACCGCGGTGGCGCTCGGCGCGGACTGGGTCTGGCTCGCCGACGACGACGGCTACCCGGCCGACGAGTGGACGTTGTCGCGGCTGCTGGTCTGCGCCGCCGAGAACGAGCTGGACGTCGTCTCGCCGCTGGTGCTGGACGAGGACGACCCGACCCGGCTGGCCTTCCCCCTGCGCCGCGGGCTGACCTGGCTGACCCGGCGCGAGCAGGTCACCGCGCGGACCCTGGTGCGCGGGACCGCCAACCTGTTCAACGGCACGCTGATGTCGGCGCACGCGGTGCACGCCGTGGGGGTGCCGGACCCGCGGCTGTTCGTGCGCGGCGACGAGGTCGAGATGCACCGGCGCGTTCGCCGTTCGGGGATCGGCTTCGGCACGTGCGTGGCCGCGGCGTACCTGCACCCGCAAGGGCGCGACGACTGGCAGCCGATCCTGGCCGGTCACCTGCAGGTGCTCGTCCCCCGGGACCCCTCGCGGCGCGAGACGACCTTCCGCAACCTCGGCTTCCTGACCGCCCAGCGGGGCCTGCGCTGGCGGCGGCTGCCGGACTCCGCGCGCTACGCGTGGTGGTACCTCGTGCACGAACGGGACGTCGGGGGTTGGCGTGAGTGGTCCAGGTTGTCCGCGCAGGGTCGCAGCGAGCGGTTCCCCGCGGTACCGCACGACCCACGCACCGACGCGGTCGCCGAACCGGTCGCGGAGCACGTGCCGGAGCCCGTCCCGTAG
- the glf gene encoding UDP-galactopyranose mutase yields MRADVVVVGAGLFGLTVAERCASAGLDVLVLERRDHIGGNAWSEDDPQTGIEVHRYGAHLFHTSNERVWGYVNRFTAFTDYQHRVWTTHRGEVFPMPINLATINQFFRTNLGPAAARALVAGQAGELSADAATNLEERAVALIGRPLYEAFVRGYTAKQWQTDPRDLPPEVISRLPVRYGYDTRYFSDTYEGLPVDGYAAWLQRMADHPRIEVRLGVDVLDPRASIGRDHLVGRVPVVTTAPVDRWFDYAEGRLSWRTLDFEREVLPVGDHQGTAVMNYADDDVPYTRVLEFRHFHPERAHYPDDRTVVVREYSRAAQVADEPFYPIGTPHDRAALLRYRERVAAESGVLFGGRLGTYRYLDMHMAIGSALTLVDNQLPRLLRGRASGLDLVATP; encoded by the coding sequence GTGAGGGCGGACGTGGTGGTGGTCGGCGCCGGGCTGTTCGGCTTGACCGTCGCCGAGCGGTGCGCCAGTGCCGGACTGGACGTCCTGGTCCTCGAGCGCCGTGACCACATCGGCGGCAACGCCTGGAGCGAGGACGACCCGCAGACCGGCATCGAGGTGCACCGCTACGGCGCGCACCTGTTCCACACCTCCAACGAGCGGGTCTGGGGCTACGTCAACCGGTTCACCGCCTTCACGGACTACCAGCACCGGGTCTGGACGACGCACCGCGGCGAGGTGTTCCCGATGCCGATCAACCTCGCCACCATCAACCAGTTCTTCCGGACGAACCTGGGTCCAGCCGCCGCCCGGGCGCTGGTGGCCGGGCAGGCGGGGGAGCTGTCGGCGGACGCGGCGACCAACCTGGAGGAGCGGGCGGTGGCGTTGATCGGGCGCCCGCTGTACGAGGCGTTCGTCCGGGGATACACCGCCAAGCAGTGGCAGACCGACCCGCGGGACCTCCCGCCTGAGGTCATCTCGCGCCTGCCGGTCCGGTACGGCTACGACACCCGGTACTTCTCCGACACCTACGAGGGCCTGCCGGTCGACGGCTACGCCGCGTGGCTGCAGCGGATGGCGGACCACCCGCGGATCGAGGTGCGGCTGGGTGTCGACGTCCTGGACCCGCGGGCAAGCATCGGCCGGGACCACCTGGTGGGGCGAGTGCCCGTGGTCACGACCGCGCCGGTGGACCGCTGGTTCGACTACGCGGAGGGCCGGTTGTCCTGGCGCACCCTGGACTTCGAGCGCGAGGTGCTCCCGGTCGGGGACCACCAGGGCACCGCGGTCATGAACTACGCGGACGACGACGTGCCGTACACCCGGGTGCTGGAGTTCCGGCACTTCCACCCGGAGCGGGCGCACTACCCGGACGACCGCACCGTCGTCGTCCGGGAGTACTCCCGGGCCGCGCAGGTCGCGGACGAGCCGTTCTACCCGATCGGCACTCCGCACGACCGCGCGGCCCTGCTGCGCTACCGCGAACGGGTGGCCGCCGAGTCCGGGGTGCTGTTCGGGGGACGCCTGGGCACCTACCGCTACCTGGACATGCACATGGCGATCGGGTCGGCGCTCACCCTGGTGGACAACCAGCTGCCGAGGTTGCTGCGCGGGCGCGCGAGCGGGCTCGACCTCGTGGCGACGCCATGA
- a CDS encoding glycosyltransferase: MTGVPERVLARVVLPHDRDVDVLPLYVDGEAPPVLTPTSDDDTALLVPPARTQHPDQVLDRRRYVVPAGTRTSFATYHNAFPASYWQRWSRLTSVRLRVRTEGTGTLLVYRSTARGAALRVDAREVSGAVETVVDLPLDTFVDGGWYWFDLVAGLEGLRLEQADWTQVAPDGTPPATVTITITTFNRPAFCLDLLRQLAVATGPDGELTDLVDQVLVVDQGTKRLSDHGDFAAVQTALASRLRVVPQRNLGGSGGFSRGMLEALDGGRSGHVLLLDDDVVIEPEGIARALAFADLARRPLVVGGHMFSMYARSVLHAFSETVARRPFTWQPAGPTQHDHDLSTRNLRGTPWLHRRVDAGYTGWWMCLLPVEVLREVGLSLPFFIKWDDAEYGLRARAHGVPTVSLPGAAVWHVPWTDKDDSVDWQAYYHARNRVVAALLHSPFPHGGRLLADSMAVQVKHVVAQQYSAAELRIQALEDVLAGPHHLHGQLGSRLAELTGTRRGFTDARVVADVEDLPAVREVRPRRREDVDRRPGNRVAALASAAVAVARQALPANGSQDQPPQRWLAAPDAGWWSIGRLDSVLVSTTDGTGASWHRRDRAVAADLLRRSAAVHARLHREWPQQAVAYRAALPSLVSPQAWRETLDVPAPDAAVARVVPT; this comes from the coding sequence ATGACGGGGGTGCCCGAGCGGGTGCTGGCCCGGGTCGTGCTGCCGCACGACCGTGACGTGGACGTGCTGCCGTTGTACGTCGACGGCGAGGCGCCCCCGGTGCTGACACCAACCTCGGACGACGACACGGCGCTGCTCGTTCCGCCCGCCCGGACCCAGCACCCGGACCAGGTGCTGGACCGCCGCCGCTACGTCGTCCCGGCCGGTACCCGGACGTCGTTCGCCACTTACCACAACGCCTTCCCGGCCTCGTACTGGCAACGCTGGTCGCGGCTGACGAGCGTCCGGCTGCGGGTGCGCACCGAGGGGACCGGGACGCTGCTGGTCTACCGCTCGACCGCGCGCGGCGCCGCACTGCGGGTCGATGCCCGCGAGGTCAGCGGAGCGGTGGAGACCGTGGTCGACCTCCCGCTGGACACGTTCGTGGACGGCGGGTGGTACTGGTTCGACCTGGTCGCGGGCCTTGAGGGGCTGCGGCTGGAGCAGGCGGACTGGACGCAGGTCGCGCCGGACGGCACGCCCCCCGCGACGGTCACCATCACGATCACGACGTTCAACCGCCCCGCCTTCTGCCTCGACCTGTTGCGGCAGCTGGCCGTCGCCACCGGCCCGGACGGTGAGCTCACCGACCTGGTCGACCAGGTGCTGGTCGTCGACCAGGGCACGAAGCGACTGTCGGACCACGGGGACTTCGCCGCCGTCCAGACGGCCCTGGCCAGCCGGTTGCGGGTGGTGCCGCAGCGGAACCTCGGCGGGTCCGGCGGGTTCAGCCGCGGGATGCTCGAGGCGCTGGACGGCGGCCGCAGCGGGCACGTGCTGCTCCTGGACGACGACGTGGTGATCGAGCCCGAGGGCATCGCCCGCGCCCTGGCCTTCGCCGACCTGGCGCGCCGGCCGCTCGTGGTGGGCGGCCACATGTTCAGCATGTACGCCAGGTCGGTGCTGCACGCGTTCTCCGAGACCGTCGCCCGCCGTCCGTTCACCTGGCAGCCGGCCGGCCCGACCCAGCACGACCACGACCTGTCGACCCGCAACCTGCGCGGCACGCCCTGGCTGCACCGCCGGGTCGATGCCGGGTACACGGGCTGGTGGATGTGCCTGCTGCCGGTCGAGGTGCTGCGTGAGGTGGGGCTGTCCCTGCCGTTCTTCATCAAGTGGGACGACGCCGAGTACGGGTTGCGGGCCCGCGCCCACGGAGTGCCGACGGTGTCGTTGCCGGGGGCGGCCGTGTGGCACGTGCCGTGGACCGACAAGGACGACTCGGTCGACTGGCAGGCGTACTACCACGCCAGAAACCGGGTGGTGGCCGCGCTGCTGCACTCACCGTTCCCGCACGGCGGCCGGTTGCTCGCCGACAGCATGGCCGTCCAGGTCAAGCACGTCGTGGCCCAGCAGTACTCGGCCGCCGAGCTGCGGATCCAGGCGCTGGAGGACGTGCTGGCGGGGCCGCACCACCTCCACGGGCAGCTGGGCTCGCGCCTGGCTGAGCTGACCGGGACGCGACGAGGGTTCACCGACGCCCGGGTGGTGGCGGACGTGGAGGACCTGCCGGCCGTCCGCGAGGTGCGCCCGCGACGGCGTGAGGACGTCGACCGCCGTCCGGGGAACCGGGTGGCGGCCCTGGCATCGGCTGCCGTGGCCGTGGCCCGGCAGGCGTTGCCCGCCAACGGATCGCAGGATCAACCGCCCCAACGCTGGCTGGCGGCACCGGACGCGGGCTGGTGGAGCATCGGGCGGCTCGACTCCGTCCTCGTGTCGACCACGGACGGCACGGGCGCGTCGTGGCACCGCCGGGACCGCGCGGTCGCCGCGGACCTGCTGCGCCGCAGCGCCGCCGTGCACGCCAGGTTGCACCGCGAGTGGCCGCAGCAAGCGGTGGCCTACCGGGCGGCCCTGCCGTCGCTGGTCTCGCCGCAGGCCTGGCGGGAGACGCTGGACGTGCCCGCTCCGGACGCGGCCGTGGCGCGGGTGGTGCCGACGTGA
- a CDS encoding S8 family peptidase has product MRTTVGLATLALSIGLVTAPTLTASATSPTAPVTKPHRVGPPTVKTVTLVTGDVVQVTSGADKRHTVTLLPRPDGTVPQAAINDVHGHLYVVPVEAFGLLAAKRLDRDLFDVTALLADDYDDASRPSLPVLVDYGRGSTAATQAKAARLDSARRTLTIPALGVAAFAADKKHARAFWDDLTTGADRAGHPTGLADGAARVDLDGQVTASLEHSVPQIHAPQAWAAGFTGTGATVAVLDTGYDSTHPDLAGRVSKTANFTTDATVTDGNGHGTHVLSTVGGTGAASGGLRKGVAPGADLMVGKVLGDNGSGEDSWVLAGMAWAVAQGADVVSMSLGNGTPDDGTNPLALAVDELSASSDTLFVIAAGNEGGNGASTVSAPGSADAALTVGAVDVHDAMAGFSSRGPRVRDGALKPDVVGPGVDITAARAAGTELGPVVDEYYTTISGTSMATPHVAGLAAILKQEHPGWDGERLKSAIANSTVQVADATGFDAGTGRIDALQAIHQDVLAPASLSLGNYSWPYSDLSPTSTTLTYTNTGAAPVTLSLALTGEDGAAEPTGSMKLAASTLTVPASGTASTAVVLDPTVAKAGAYSAVVTATVASGGGTVRTALAYQLEPERYDVKVTIKPRAGSQNVTHQLGLSGYGEPWVYEQRTFDASTGAQSATFRLPPGTYGTGAISFGLAKDGAHEGVVSYNPSFTVSKNTEIVLDENAARRFDYRVDKPVVDGGAILDVSWNGDAGYTGFTFFGSVDRLYAQPSKGLAGGTAAVAANWLLSEPEGLIVPRRGKAVPLRPVTAAGAVAYETPVPRLNGDLRVVDAGPAAAPRLRKVKGAVALVAGTCTDLGATAAALKKAGAAAMVAYAGRGQSCAGTMEGTPVLPSFQARPMDVPGLLTHSAGRAHVVTHANTGYMYDLVHYWADGVPNGGTVDGTGRAVTALVETYNGLGSTSNDGLRVVEELIGWVPERDGTANIGLERTVRFPSTVTHYVSTGAEWERTVSVVDATYGGEYGRLWAPRQTFAGGATHRETWFGGPIGSRVSPQFQLTNGAPPPVRENDEMFLSMGAYTDAYGHMANSDLFNDQEFNGKIYADDELVLDMFASVFMNTTVPAGKHRYRVITDTQRDNLFWRLSTRVRTEWGFDSDTPADFRTILPMLGVDYRMALSATGSAPAGRYRFGVDFVMPNGVATVPVVKRSVDVSWNGGTTWKPASLACGTTSCQVRVTNKSGAKASLRVRATDSAGRTVSQEITDAYSVR; this is encoded by the coding sequence GTGCGAACCACGGTCGGCCTGGCCACCCTCGCGCTCAGCATCGGCCTCGTCACGGCGCCGACCCTGACCGCCTCCGCCACCTCCCCCACCGCGCCGGTGACGAAGCCGCACCGCGTGGGGCCACCCACGGTCAAGACGGTCACCCTGGTCACCGGCGACGTCGTCCAGGTCACCAGCGGTGCCGACAAGCGGCACACAGTCACCCTGCTGCCCCGCCCGGACGGCACTGTCCCGCAGGCGGCCATCAACGACGTCCACGGGCACCTGTACGTCGTCCCCGTCGAGGCGTTCGGACTGCTCGCCGCCAAGCGGCTGGACCGCGACCTGTTCGACGTGACCGCCCTGCTGGCGGACGACTACGACGACGCCTCCCGCCCCTCGCTTCCGGTGCTCGTCGACTACGGCCGCGGCTCCACCGCGGCGACGCAGGCCAAGGCGGCCAGGCTCGACTCTGCCCGGCGCACCCTGACGATCCCGGCGCTCGGCGTCGCGGCGTTCGCCGCGGACAAGAAGCACGCCCGGGCCTTCTGGGACGACCTCACCACCGGCGCGGACCGGGCCGGCCACCCCACCGGGCTGGCGGACGGCGCGGCCCGGGTCGACCTGGACGGCCAGGTCACGGCCTCGCTCGAGCACTCCGTGCCGCAGATCCACGCCCCGCAGGCCTGGGCCGCGGGCTTCACCGGCACCGGCGCCACCGTGGCCGTGCTGGACACCGGCTACGACAGCACCCACCCCGACCTGGCCGGGCGGGTCAGCAAGACCGCGAACTTCACCACCGACGCCACGGTCACCGACGGCAACGGGCACGGGACGCACGTGCTGTCCACCGTCGGCGGGACCGGCGCCGCGTCGGGTGGCCTGCGCAAGGGTGTCGCCCCCGGCGCCGACCTGATGGTCGGCAAGGTGCTCGGCGACAACGGCTCGGGCGAGGACTCCTGGGTGCTCGCCGGCATGGCCTGGGCTGTCGCCCAGGGCGCGGACGTCGTCAGCATGAGCCTCGGCAACGGCACGCCCGACGACGGGACCAATCCCCTCGCGCTCGCCGTCGACGAGCTGTCCGCGTCGTCCGACACGTTGTTCGTCATCGCTGCCGGGAACGAGGGCGGCAACGGCGCCTCGACCGTGTCGGCCCCCGGTTCCGCGGACGCCGCGCTGACCGTCGGCGCGGTCGACGTCCACGACGCGATGGCCGGCTTCTCCAGCCGTGGCCCGCGGGTGCGCGACGGAGCGCTCAAGCCCGACGTGGTCGGCCCCGGGGTGGACATCACCGCGGCACGGGCCGCCGGCACCGAGCTGGGCCCGGTGGTCGACGAGTACTACACGACGATCAGCGGCACCTCCATGGCCACGCCCCACGTGGCCGGGCTCGCGGCGATCCTCAAGCAGGAGCACCCGGGCTGGGACGGCGAGCGCCTGAAGTCGGCGATCGCGAACAGCACGGTGCAGGTCGCCGACGCGACCGGCTTCGACGCCGGCACGGGGCGGATCGACGCCCTGCAGGCGATCCACCAGGACGTGCTCGCCCCGGCCTCGCTGTCGCTGGGCAACTACTCCTGGCCCTACTCCGACCTGTCGCCGACCAGCACGACCCTGACGTACACGAACACCGGCGCGGCGCCGGTGACGCTGTCGCTCGCGCTGACCGGCGAGGACGGCGCGGCGGAGCCCACGGGCTCCATGAAGCTCGCGGCGTCCACACTCACCGTCCCGGCCAGCGGGACGGCGTCCACCGCCGTCGTCCTCGACCCGACCGTCGCCAAGGCGGGCGCCTACTCGGCCGTCGTCACCGCGACGGTGGCCAGCGGCGGCGGCACCGTGCGAACCGCGCTGGCCTACCAGCTCGAGCCCGAGCGGTACGACGTGAAGGTCACCATCAAGCCCCGCGCCGGCTCGCAGAACGTCACGCACCAGCTCGGTCTGAGCGGGTACGGCGAGCCGTGGGTCTACGAGCAGCGGACCTTCGACGCCTCGACGGGCGCGCAGAGCGCCACGTTCCGGCTGCCGCCCGGCACGTACGGCACCGGCGCCATCTCGTTCGGCCTGGCCAAGGACGGCGCGCACGAGGGCGTGGTGTCCTACAACCCGTCGTTCACGGTGTCCAAGAACACCGAGATCGTGCTCGACGAGAACGCGGCCCGGCGCTTCGACTACCGGGTCGACAAGCCCGTCGTGGACGGCGGCGCCATCCTCGACGTGTCCTGGAACGGTGACGCCGGGTACACCGGCTTCACGTTCTTCGGCTCCGTCGACCGGCTGTACGCCCAGCCGTCGAAGGGGCTGGCCGGTGGCACCGCGGCGGTTGCCGCGAACTGGCTGCTGAGCGAGCCCGAGGGCCTGATCGTGCCGCGCCGCGGCAAGGCCGTGCCGCTGCGGCCGGTGACGGCGGCCGGCGCCGTGGCGTACGAGACGCCCGTGCCCCGGCTGAACGGCGACCTGCGGGTCGTCGACGCCGGGCCGGCGGCCGCGCCCCGGCTGCGCAAGGTCAAGGGCGCCGTCGCGCTCGTGGCGGGGACCTGCACGGACCTCGGCGCGACCGCCGCGGCGTTGAAGAAGGCCGGTGCGGCCGCGATGGTCGCCTACGCCGGCCGGGGTCAGTCCTGCGCCGGGACCATGGAGGGCACGCCCGTGCTGCCGTCCTTCCAGGCCCGACCGATGGACGTCCCTGGCTTGCTCACGCACTCGGCTGGGCGCGCGCACGTCGTCACCCACGCCAACACCGGGTACATGTACGACCTCGTGCACTACTGGGCGGACGGCGTCCCGAACGGCGGGACCGTGGACGGCACCGGCCGCGCGGTCACGGCGCTCGTCGAGACGTACAACGGTCTCGGCAGCACCAGCAACGACGGCCTGCGGGTGGTCGAGGAGCTCATCGGCTGGGTCCCCGAGCGCGACGGTACGGCGAACATCGGCCTGGAGCGCACCGTGCGCTTCCCCTCAACCGTCACGCACTACGTGTCCACCGGCGCCGAGTGGGAGCGCACCGTCTCCGTGGTGGACGCCACGTACGGCGGCGAGTACGGCCGGCTGTGGGCGCCGCGGCAGACCTTCGCGGGCGGCGCCACGCACCGCGAGACGTGGTTCGGCGGGCCGATCGGCTCGCGCGTCTCGCCGCAGTTCCAGCTCACCAACGGCGCGCCGCCGCCGGTGCGCGAGAACGACGAGATGTTCCTGTCGATGGGCGCGTACACCGACGCCTACGGGCACATGGCGAACTCCGACCTGTTCAACGACCAGGAGTTCAACGGGAAGATCTACGCGGACGACGAGCTGGTGCTGGACATGTTCGCCTCGGTGTTCATGAACACCACCGTGCCAGCGGGCAAGCACCGGTACCGGGTGATCACGGACACCCAGCGGGACAACCTGTTCTGGCGGCTGTCGACGCGGGTGCGGACCGAGTGGGGCTTCGACTCGGACACCCCGGCCGACTTCCGGACCATCCTGCCGATGCTCGGCGTCGACTACCGGATGGCGCTCTCGGCGACGGGCAGCGCGCCCGCCGGGCGGTACCGGTTCGGCGTCGACTTCGTGATGCCGAACGGCGTCGCCACGGTGCCCGTCGTCAAGCGCAGCGTGGACGTCTCCTGGAACGGCGGCACGACCTGGAAGCCGGCGTCGCTGGCATGTGGGACGACGTCCTGCCAGGTCCGGGTCACCAACAAGTCCGGCGCCAAGGCGAGCCTGCGGGTCAGGGCCACGGACTCCGCCGGCCGCACCGTCTCGCAGGAGATCACCGACGCGTACTCGGTGCGCTAG
- a CDS encoding very short patch repair endonuclease → MTASWALNPGRRRNMQANTRRDTKPELRLRSELYRRGLRFRVCHRPLASARYTADVVFTRARVAVFVDGCYWHGCPEHYKEPRTNTGYWAPKIARNRERDALVDGLLLLEGWTVIRVWEHEPVEDIADRVEAAVRAA, encoded by the coding sequence GTGACGGCATCGTGGGCGCTCAACCCGGGCCGGCGGAGAAACATGCAGGCGAACACCCGGCGGGACACGAAGCCGGAACTTCGCCTCCGGTCCGAGCTCTACCGTCGCGGCCTGCGGTTCCGCGTGTGCCACCGACCGCTGGCGTCGGCCCGCTACACAGCCGACGTGGTGTTCACGCGAGCACGGGTGGCCGTCTTCGTCGACGGCTGCTACTGGCACGGCTGCCCAGAGCATTACAAGGAACCCCGGACCAACACCGGCTACTGGGCGCCGAAGATCGCCCGAAACCGGGAGCGGGACGCGCTCGTTGACGGCCTCCTCCTCCTGGAGGGTTGGACGGTCATCCGGGTCTGGGAACACGAGCCCGTGGAGGACATCGCCGACCGCGTCGAGGCCGCAGTCCGGGCGGCTTAG
- a CDS encoding TetR/AcrR family transcriptional regulator, giving the protein MVYVKASERRRQFVHAAREVMAREGVSGTTLRGVAAEADVPLGTLHYAFATKDLLMQAVIEDVMAEISEVLQATADVDGGLEHALRQGLDDYWQRMVVGKPQEQLMQHELLIHALRTPGMESLARWQMDRYCRIVAAWCQEAASNAAETCAVPFDTLARVIVAAVIGIVLQYVADPDERRSQEDLQATIEMVLAMAGVRPARRSARTAGRNGA; this is encoded by the coding sequence GTGGTGTACGTCAAGGCGTCCGAGCGCCGCAGGCAGTTCGTGCACGCCGCGCGGGAGGTCATGGCGCGCGAGGGCGTCAGTGGGACGACGCTGCGCGGCGTCGCCGCCGAGGCCGACGTGCCGCTCGGCACCCTGCACTACGCGTTCGCCACCAAGGACCTGCTGATGCAGGCCGTCATCGAGGACGTGATGGCCGAGATCAGCGAGGTCCTGCAGGCGACCGCCGACGTGGACGGCGGCCTCGAGCACGCCCTTCGACAAGGCCTGGACGACTACTGGCAGCGCATGGTCGTCGGGAAGCCGCAGGAGCAGCTCATGCAGCACGAGCTGCTCATCCACGCCCTGCGGACCCCGGGGATGGAGAGCCTGGCCCGCTGGCAGATGGACCGCTACTGCCGGATCGTCGCCGCGTGGTGCCAGGAGGCCGCGAGCAACGCCGCCGAGACCTGCGCCGTGCCGTTCGACACCCTGGCCCGGGTCATCGTCGCTGCGGTGATCGGCATCGTCCTGCAGTACGTCGCCGACCCGGACGAGCGGCGCTCGCAGGAGGACCTGCAGGCGACGATCGAGATGGTCCTCGCGATGGCCGGGGTCCGGCCGGCCAGACGCTCGGCCCGGACTGCTGGGCGGAACGGCGCCTGA